One Vanessa atalanta chromosome 6, ilVanAtal1.2, whole genome shotgun sequence genomic window carries:
- the LOC125064522 gene encoding peflin: MDYNSGYNQPAYGGQTGQLEIGHGPYPSIGAGGTISPQVQQWFRAVDKDQSGFITAIELKSALVNAQGQTFSETACNLMIGMFDKDRSGHINLEEFDKLYTYINQWLAVFKTYDTDQSGHIDGPELSKALMQMGFRFTPEFINFLIKRCDPNEGKISVDNFIVLCVQVQRFTEAFRVRDTQQNGTVTIGFEDFLNIALSCSI; the protein is encoded by the exons TCAGGTTACAATCAACCTGCCTATGGCGGACAAACTGGTCAGCTGGAAATTGGCCATGGACCATATCCATCCATAGGAGCGGGGGGGACAATATCACCTCAAGTTCAGCAATGGTTCCGAGCAGTCGACAAAGACCAGTCTGGCTTTATTACAGCAATAGAATTAAAATCTGCTTTAGTAAATGCCCAAGGACAAACTTTCTCGGAGACTGCATGTAACTTAATGATtg GTATGTTTGACAAAGATCGTTCAGGCCACATAAATTTAGAAGAGTTTGACAAACTATATACTTACATCAATCAGTGGCTTGCGGTATTTAAAACTTATGACACGGACCAATCTGGACACATTGACGGACCAGAGTTATCTAAAG cTTTGATGCAAATGGGATTTCGATTCACCCCAGAATTTATCAACTTCTTAATCAAAAGATGCGATCCCAATGAGGGAAAAATATCAGTGGATAATTTCATTGTTCTATGTGTCCAAGTACAACGTTTCACTGAAGCATTTCGAGTGAGAGACACTCAACAAAATGGAACAGTAACAATTGGATTTGAAGATTTCCTCAACATTGCTCTCAGCTGCTCCATATAA